In a single window of the Acyrthosiphon pisum isolate AL4f chromosome X, pea_aphid_22Mar2018_4r6ur, whole genome shotgun sequence genome:
- the LOC100165708 gene encoding LOW QUALITY PROTEIN: 3-hydroxy-3-methylglutaryl-coenzyme A reductase-like (The sequence of the model RefSeq protein was modified relative to this genomic sequence to represent the inferred CDS: deleted 2 bases in 1 codon), whose translation MPVRGGEPQRYVQWRKLSGANAALAPPHLKCDGAKDKSLCNKNINITNKNMINTRFSAIGHATSLLAQFALSGCSQSEVINNISKSMSLLGPSFSLNSIVCILAISVGMLPGVQILETLYRMLTCMSFIANYVVIMSFYPACLSLVLDVRDENGMSFWGDRSQITVIYNDHKTYPITQRAKVIMSVGVMIVHAQRKENIQFAFKLETCSLHFSRWALSGMETEADNMLGIQVSKFIVFNETEKNNHLSVHSSIMHWMASGADHIVILILLLSMIVWFWFFGDRDDLAHTLAQVNKKQSTNTSVHSVRHVLETQKNFKHTHSQTGYRKASVYTSNKMVQTENVDGDNNVEIRPFDECLDIYKTQKSADKLNDDEVLMLVKSNHIKPYMLEKCVNNPERGVGLRRKIIAAESNLMEALIQLPYIGYDYSKVLGTNCENVIGYVAVPVGVAGPLLVDDVFYQVPMATTEGCLVASTNRGCRALTMCGGVITRVVDDGMTRGPVVRFSSVTTASKAKMWMDNPEKFKIIKLAFDSTSRFARLTKLLVRIAGRHLFIRFTASTGDAMGMNMLSKGTEKSLQVIEGYFPDMEVLSLSGNFCSDKKPAAVNWIEGRGKYVVSEAIVPSKIVTEVLKTTVGALVDVNISKNFIGSAIAGSIGGNNAHAANVVTAVYIATGQDPAQNVASSNCMTLMEAFGEDLYVSCTMPSVEVGTVGGGTSLPGQSACLEMLGVRGANSQTPGANAKQLARILCATVLAGELSLMSALTAGHLVKSHMIHNRSAPSIQNLESEPCKSTR comes from the exons GATAAAAGCTTGTGTAATAAGAACATCAAtattacgaataaaaatatgatcaatacAAGATTTAGTGCTATTGGTCACGCGA CCAGTTTATTGGCACAATTTGCACTAAGTGGCTGTTCACAGAGCgaagtaataaacaatatatctaAAAGCATGTCATTGCTAGGTCCATCATTTTCTTTGAACTCAATTGTATGTATTCTTGCTATCAGTGTCGGGATGCTGCCAGGTGTCCAAATTTTAGAAACACTG TATCGTATGTTAACATGCATGTCATTCATTGCGAACTATGTGGTAATCATGAGTTTTTATCCAGCTTGTTTATCCTTGGTATTGGatgtaa GAGATGAAAATGGTATGTCGTTTTGGGGTGACCGTTCTCAGATAACTGTCATTTACAATGATCATAAAACTTATCCAATCACACAACGCGCTAAGGTGATAATGTCAGTTGGTGTAATGATTGTTCACGCGCAGAG AAAGGAGAACATTCAGTTTGCCTTTAAACTTGAAACTTGTTCACTACATTTTAGTCGATGGGCATTGAGTGGTATGGAAACAGAAGCAGATAATATGTTAGGAATACAAGTTAGCAAGTTTATTGTATTTAACGAAACTGAAAAGAATAACCATCTTTCTGTTCATAGCTCTATTATGCA TTGGATGGCTAGTGGGGCCGATCATATAGTTATATTGATACTTTTACTATCAATGATAGTTTGGTTTTGGTTCTTTGGAGACCGTGATGATCTAGCTCATACCTTAGCTCAGGTGAATAAAAAACAGTCAACTAACACATCCG TTCATTCAGTACGTCATGTCCTTGAAacccaaaaaaattttaaacatacacATAGCCAAACTGGGTATCGAAAAGCATCAGTTTATACTTCCAACAAAATGGTTCAAACAGAAAATGTTGATGGTGACAACAATGTGGAAATCAGACCTTTTGATGAatgtttagatatttataaaactcag aaatcagCTGACAAATTAAATGATGATGAAGTATTAATGTTGGTGAAATCGAACCATATAAAACCCTACATGTTGGAAAAATGTGTCAATAACCCAGAGAGGGGTGTTGGTCttagaagaaaaataattgcAGCAGAAAGCAATCTAATGGAAGCCTTAATACAATTACCTTACATTGGTTATGACTATTCTAAA GTACTAGGAACCAATTGCGAAAACGTTATAGGATATGTAGCTGTGCCTGTTGGAGTTGCTGGACCATTACTTGTGGATGATGTGTTTTATCAAGTACCCATGGCGACCACTGAAGGTTGTTTAGTGGCCAGTACAAACAGAGGATGTAGAGCACTGACAATGTGCGGTGGCGTTATAACTAGAGTTGTGGATGATGGTATGACTAGAGGACCCGTTGTCCGATTTTCTTCAGTTACTACtgctag CAAAGCAAAAATGTGGATGGACAATCCagaaaagttcaaaataattaagttgGCATTTGATTCAACGAGCAGATTTGCAAGACTCACAAAATTACTTGTGCGTATTGCTGGTCGACATCTGTTTATTCGGTTTACAGCTTCTACGGGTGATGCAATGGGCATGAATATGTTAtccaaa gGAACAGAAAAATCACTCCAAGTTATTGAAGGATACTTCCCCGACATGGAAGTTTTAAGTTTGAGTGGTAATTTTTGTTCTGACAAAAAGCCAGCCGCAGTCAATTG GATTGAAGGCCGTGGAAAATATGTTGTTAGTGAAGCAATTGTACCTTCAAAAATTGTCACTGAGGTACTAAAAACTACTGTAGGAGCATTGGTTGATGTTAACATAAGCAAAAACTTTATAGGATCAGCAATTGCTGGTAGTATTGGAGGAAATAATGCACATGCAGCCAATGTTGTTACAGCTGTATACATTGCTACAGGACAA GATCCAGCGCAAAATGTGGCGAGCAGCAATTGCATGACACTGATGGAAGCATTTGGTGAAGACCTGTATGTATCATGTACAATGCCTTCGGTTGAGGTTGGTACAGTAGGCGGAGGAACTTCATTACCTGGTCAATCTGCGTGTTTAGAAATGCTTGGCGTACGAGGTGCAAACTCTCAAACCCCTGGGGCCAACGCCAAACAATTAGCACGTATACTGTGTGCAACTGTTTTAGCCGGCGAACTGTCGCTGATGTCGGCCTTGACTGCTGGTCATTTAGTAAAAAGCCACATGATTCACAATCG GTCCGCTCCTTCCATTCAGAATTTAGAATCAGAACCATGCAAATCAACCAGATAA
- the LOC100163667 gene encoding piwi-like protein Siwi, with protein sequence MQRPKTTPRAPGAPQQRAPRPVRPVVSSERPTVPKQNPMAGVQQVEEGIRNLTTGGDVPQVPIGRGAARGRRQIDVEHYRTPRPQSSLGAIGKQGKSGQTVPLLANYFPITSYTNWCLYQYRVDFNPEEDRISTKKGLLGQHRERLGGYLFDGTMLFSGSRFDPPVFELTSTRRSDDQIVVITVKFTNVIETGDYANIQVFNLLLRNCLRHLKLTMIGRNFYDPEAKIDMAQYKLQLWPGYETTIGRYEDNILLCAEISTKVMRQETVLDFLNQCAADRNRNRDWMINFKSGVVGTTVMTKYNNETYRIDDIDENSDPTSEFSKKDGSKMTYIQYYKEKWNLTIRTARQPMLISKNKRSIRRFGEEDTLIYLVPELCLMTGITDAMRNNFTLMKDMAIHTRVNPKERMERLTNFANRLLKTPDSVNELKRWNLTLSNKLVELTGRILPPEPIQSRTNGYNGGEEADWTKNLRSLPMFTSAIVKHWVILVPREYSQEVDPFVQSLAKAASGMNFTLPKPTVVSMEDGRANSVLTHLEHITNEHNPALILCIIQSPRGDIYSLIKRKLCIDRAVPSQVVLLKNVKKRDMSVCTKIAIQINCKLGGAPWLVTIPKKGMMIVGFDVCHDSQRKNISFGALVATMNDSHTSYFSCVEPHESGEELSVHFATGITKALAKYRAKNGSLPTSIIVFRDGVGEGQISHVHKTEVKLLQTACEQAYGPKSVPFAFVIVTKRISARFFAPSKRGMENPRPGTIIDTVVTDPTKYDFFLVSQHVRQGTVTPTHYQVIEDTLRLPPDIMQRLTFKLTHMYYNWSGTVRVPAPCQLAHKLAFLTGQTLRRAPHTGLDELLYFL encoded by the exons GACCGACAGTTCCTAAACAAAACCCGATGGCAGGA GTGCAACAAGTTGAAGAAGGAATTAGAAATTTGACTACAg GAGGAGATGTACCACAAGTACCAATTGGTAGAGGAGCTGCAAGAGGTCGAAGGCAAATCGACGTTGAACATTATAGGACACCAAGACCACAATCTTCTTTGGGAGCAATTGGAAAACAGG GAAAATCTGGGCAGACAGTACCGTTgttggcaaattattttcccATAACCTCATATACGAATTGGTGTTTGTACCAATACAGAGTTGATTTCAATCCCGAAGAGGATAGAATAAGTACAAAAAAAGGGTTATTAGGTCAGCACCGAGAACGTTTAGGAGGATATTTATTTGATGGAACAATGTTGTTTTCTGGAAGCCGATTTGATCCACCT gtttttgAACTAACATCAACACGTCGCTCTGATGATCAAATTGTAGTAATTACGGTTAAATTCACAAATGTAATAGAGACCGGTGATTATGCCAACATTCAAGTTTTTAACTTGCTCTTGCGTAATTGTCTTCGTCATCTCAAACTAACAATGATTGGAAGGAATTTTTATGATCCAGAAGCCAAA attGATATGGCTCAATATAAACTTCAACTTTGGCCCGGGTATGAAACGACAATTGGCAGGTATGAAGATAACATTTTGTTATGCGCTGAAATTTCAACAAAAGTCATGCGTCAAGAGACAGTATTGGACTTCTTAAATCAGTGTGCTGCtgatagaaatagaaatagagATTGGATG atTAACTTTAAAAGTGGGGTTGTTGGTACCACGGTGATGACAAAATACAACAATGAAACATACAGAATTGATGATATAGATGAAAATTCTGACCCCACATCTGAATTCAGTAAAAAAGATGGATCTAAAATGACATACATTCAATATTACAAAGAA AAATGGAATTTGACCATTCGTACTGCCAGGCAACCAATGttgatttcaaaaaataagaGATCCATACGACGATTTGGGGAAGAAGATACATTGATATATCTTGTTCCAGAATTGTGTCTTATGACTGGTATAACTGATGCCATGAG aaataatttcacACTTATGAAAGATATGGCCATACATACCCGCGTAAATCCTAAAGAACGCATGGAGCGACTAACAAATTTTGCAAATCGCCTTCTTAAAACGCCAgac tctGTAAATGAATTGAAAAGATGGAATCTGACTTTAAGTAATAAACTTGTTGAACTAACTGGTCGTATTTTACCTCCGGAACCAATTCAAAGTCGTACTAATGGGTATAATGGCGGTGAAGAAGCAGATTGGACAAAAAATTTACGCTCTTTACCAATGTTCACTTCTGCAATTGTGAAACATTGGGTCATATTAGTTCCTAGGGAATATTCTCAAGAAGTTGATCCATTTGTTCAGTCTCTAGCAAAGGCTGCATCAGGGATGAATTTTACATTACCTAAGCCTACTGT agtCTCAATGGAAGATGGAAGAGCAAATTCAGTGTTAACCCATTTGGAACATATAACAAATGAACATAATCCGGcattgatattatgtattattcaatCACCACGTGGTGATATTTATAGTTTGATTAAGCGGAAATTATGTATTGATAGAGCAG tACCATCCCAAGTAGTATTGttgaaaaatgtgaaaaaaagaGATATGTCTGTATGTACAAAAATTGCTATACAGATAAACTGTAAACTTGGTGGTGCTCCTTGGCTAGTTACCATTcctaaaaaa GGGATGATGATAGTTGGTTTCGATGTATGTCATGATAGTCAACGCAAAAATATATCATTCGGAGCTTTAGTAGCAACCATGAATGACTCTCATACAAGTTACTTCAGTTGTGTTGAACCTCATGAAAGTGGAGAAGAACTTTCAGTTCATTTTGCTACTGGCATAACTA aGGCCTTGGCTAAGTATAGGGCTAAAAATGGATCATTACCTACTTCCATTATTGTATTCAGAGATGGTGTTGGGGAAGGCCAAATATCGCATGTCCATAAGACTGAAGTTAAACTTTTAcag actgcTTGTGAACAAGCTTATGGACCCAAATCTGTTCCATTTGCGTTTGTTATAGTTACAAAACGTATTAGTGCAAGATTTTTTGCTCCTTCCAAAAGAGGCATGGAAAATCCTCGACCTGGTACAATTATTGATACTGTGGTTACAGACCCAACCAA GTATGATTTCTTTTTAGTTTCACAACATGTACGGCAGGGTACTGTCACTCCTACACATTATCAAGTGATTGAAGATACACTTAGACTTCCTCCTGATATAATGCAAAGACTTACATTCAAGTTGACTCACATGTACTACAATTGGTCG gGTACTGTGCGGGTTCCTGCTCCATGTCAGTTGGCACACAAATTGGCTTTCCTTACCGGTCAGACTCTCAGGCGTGCTCCTCACACTGGATTGGATGAGttgttatactttttataa